Proteins from a genomic interval of Nostoc sp. TCL240-02:
- a CDS encoding DUF760 domain-containing protein: MVFNPDFLNDNSEEHPNQLLSDHAEEYPNQLLKYLQHQSPDVLARIAQSASPEIKQIISQNVQGLVGMLPAENFNVQITTDRDNLAGLLASAMMTGYFLRQMEQRMQLEHLSNGQ; the protein is encoded by the coding sequence ATGGTGTTTAATCCTGACTTTTTAAATGACAACTCCGAGGAACACCCTAATCAACTTCTTTCTGACCACGCTGAGGAATACCCCAATCAGTTACTCAAATATCTACAACATCAGTCTCCTGATGTTCTAGCGAGGATTGCTCAATCCGCCAGCCCCGAAATTAAACAAATCATCTCGCAAAATGTCCAAGGGCTAGTGGGAATGCTCCCTGCAGAAAATTTCAACGTCCAAATCACAACAGATCGGGATAACTTAGCTGGGCTTCTAGCGTCGGCCATGATGACGGGGTATTTTCTGCGCCAAATGGAACAAAGAATGCAGTTAGAGCATTTGTCTAATGGTCAATAG
- the scpB gene encoding SMC-Scp complex subunit ScpB, whose translation MITATATKIEAILYLKGKPLSLGEIAEYAACDRATVKEGIIELMDNYAHRDSALEVIETPDGYSLQLRSDFQDLVQTMIPVELGVGALRTLAAIALNSPILQSDLINLRGSGVYQHVPELVELGFIRKRRDNDSRSYSLQVTPKFHQYFQIEQLPQILSNNQKEEQLELELEGVGSGE comes from the coding sequence ATGATTACAGCCACAGCGACGAAGATAGAAGCAATTCTCTATTTAAAGGGTAAACCCTTGTCGCTCGGCGAAATCGCCGAGTATGCAGCGTGCGATCGCGCCACTGTCAAAGAAGGCATAATTGAACTCATGGACAATTATGCCCACCGAGATAGCGCCCTAGAGGTAATAGAAACCCCTGATGGTTATAGTTTGCAACTACGGTCTGATTTTCAGGATTTAGTGCAAACTATGATACCAGTAGAATTGGGTGTAGGTGCATTGCGAACCTTAGCTGCGATCGCCCTCAATAGTCCCATACTCCAGAGCGACTTGATTAACTTGCGTGGTTCAGGAGTATATCAACACGTTCCAGAACTCGTAGAACTTGGTTTTATCCGCAAACGCCGAGACAACGATTCTCGCTCCTACTCACTCCAAGTAACCCCAAAATTTCATCAGTATTTCCAAATCGAACAACTCCCACAAATACTTTCCAACAACCAAAAGGAAGAACAACTAGAACTAGAACTAGAGGGAGTAGGGAGTGGGGAATAG
- the ispD gene encoding 2-C-methyl-D-erythritol 4-phosphate cytidylyltransferase: protein MYLLIPAAGIGKRMGSNRNKLLLVVRSQPIIAWTLLAAEAANTISWIGIISQPTDWPDFRAILANLKLTKPVELIQGGSTRQESVYNGLQALPVAAEQVLIHDGARCLATPDLFNSCAQAIRHCPGLIAGVPVKDTIKVVDQQGIIQETPDRQKLWAAQTPQGFDVKLLKQCHAEGVRQGWEVTDDAALFEKCGIKVRIVEGEETNLKVTTPQDLAIAEFILTTRGV, encoded by the coding sequence GTGTATTTACTAATTCCAGCTGCGGGAATCGGAAAAAGAATGGGTAGTAACCGCAATAAACTCCTGCTAGTCGTGCGATCGCAACCAATTATTGCTTGGACTCTATTAGCCGCAGAAGCTGCCAATACAATCAGTTGGATCGGGATTATTTCTCAGCCTACCGATTGGCCTGACTTCAGAGCAATTCTCGCCAATCTCAAGCTCACTAAACCAGTGGAATTGATTCAAGGCGGCTCCACGCGTCAAGAATCTGTTTACAATGGCTTGCAGGCTTTGCCAGTAGCCGCAGAACAAGTGTTGATTCACGATGGCGCTAGATGTCTCGCCACACCAGATTTATTTAACTCTTGTGCCCAAGCCATTCGCCACTGCCCCGGTTTAATTGCTGGTGTACCGGTCAAAGACACCATCAAAGTTGTCGATCAACAAGGCATAATTCAAGAAACACCCGACAGACAAAAATTGTGGGCGGCACAAACTCCCCAAGGATTTGATGTCAAATTGTTGAAACAGTGCCACGCTGAGGGAGTCCGTCAAGGTTGGGAAGTAACTGACGATGCCGCTTTATTTGAAAAGTGCGGCATCAAAGTCCGAATTGTCGAGGGAGAGGAGACAAACTTAAAAGTGACTACTCCACAAGATTTAGCGATCGCAGAATTTATTCTCACAACTAGGGGTGTTTGA
- a CDS encoding glycosyltransferase family 9 protein, translating into MRVVALVPGGIGDQILFFPTLDDLKRNYPDAQIDVVVEPRSKAAYRVSKSVHEVLNFDFNDRNSLADWGNLVGTIRDREYDVVIVVKQIWLLSLLLWLTGIPIRIGYKGNGSVFLTHAVPFKASQYVAAAYHDLLQPLEINSPVPELAVNVPKPDIEWAQKEQKRLGIHETGYILIHASSGQLSQAQELDKIYPVESWHQIIQGFQDKQPDLPVVVVKGIGDEQFVRSLLGSSPDIKVTAPDDIGKLTAMIAGANLMLSTDSPALQLSVAVQTYTIALFGPTDPAKLLPKNEKFLAIASPTGKTADVSPNAVLEKIWGG; encoded by the coding sequence ATGCGAGTAGTAGCCCTTGTACCTGGCGGAATTGGCGACCAAATTCTCTTCTTTCCGACTCTAGATGACCTGAAGCGCAATTACCCTGACGCTCAGATAGATGTCGTTGTTGAACCCCGGTCAAAGGCTGCCTACCGAGTGAGCAAGTCAGTTCACGAGGTGCTGAACTTTGATTTTAACGACCGTAATAGTCTGGCAGATTGGGGTAACTTGGTGGGGACAATTCGCGATCGCGAATACGATGTTGTCATTGTTGTTAAGCAAATTTGGTTGCTTAGTCTTTTGCTCTGGTTGACTGGAATTCCCATACGTATTGGCTACAAAGGCAATGGTTCGGTTTTTCTGACCCACGCTGTGCCATTTAAAGCATCCCAGTATGTGGCGGCAGCATATCACGATTTGCTGCAACCATTGGAAATAAATAGCCCTGTCCCAGAGTTAGCAGTAAATGTGCCAAAACCAGATATTGAGTGGGCACAAAAGGAACAGAAACGTTTAGGGATTCATGAAACAGGCTATATCTTGATTCATGCCAGTTCTGGGCAGTTATCTCAGGCTCAAGAACTGGATAAAATCTACCCTGTAGAAAGTTGGCATCAAATTATTCAAGGCTTCCAAGACAAGCAGCCTGACCTACCTGTGGTGGTTGTTAAGGGAATTGGCGATGAACAGTTTGTGCGATCGCTTCTGGGGTCTTCTCCAGATATTAAGGTGACTGCCCCAGATGATATTGGCAAGTTAACTGCGATGATTGCCGGGGCAAATTTGATGTTGTCTACTGATAGTCCGGCACTACAACTGAGTGTTGCAGTCCAAACCTATACCATCGCCCTATTTGGGCCTACCGATCCAGCTAAGTTGTTGCCGAAAAACGAGAAATTCCTAGCTATTGCATCCCCCACGGGAAAAACAGCGGATGTTTCACCAAACGCAGTTTTAGAGAAAATCTGGGGTGGCTAA
- a CDS encoding CRR6 family NdhI maturation factor produces MAAESKTIAIALNNDFINNLDLSPASTVIEQMLQDGIASHEQQLRFDINYDLEPGDPRELSEIPEVRLWFVRLDAKYPWLAFLLDWKAGEFARYAAMLVPHQFSSKDGIQYNPEALEIFLMHKIFILGDWLKQQDIPSLSRLKSMAQMLGYELDDAFFEIF; encoded by the coding sequence GTGGCTGCTGAGTCAAAAACAATTGCGATCGCACTCAATAATGATTTCATTAACAATCTGGATCTCTCGCCTGCCTCAACGGTGATTGAACAAATGCTGCAAGATGGAATTGCATCCCATGAACAGCAACTACGCTTTGATATCAATTATGATCTTGAACCTGGCGATCCTCGGGAACTCTCAGAAATTCCAGAAGTACGGCTGTGGTTTGTGCGTCTAGATGCCAAATACCCCTGGTTAGCATTTTTACTAGATTGGAAAGCTGGAGAGTTTGCTCGTTATGCCGCCATGCTAGTACCACACCAGTTCAGTTCCAAAGATGGTATTCAGTATAATCCTGAAGCCTTAGAGATATTTTTGATGCACAAAATCTTTATTTTAGGCGATTGGCTTAAACAGCAGGATATCCCTAGCCTCTCGCGGTTGAAGTCTATGGCCCAAATGCTGGGTTATGAACTAGATGATGCTTTTTTTGAGATATTTTAA
- a CDS encoding Fur family transcriptional regulator — MQKQTISTKPIRSLEDALDRCQILGMRVSRQRRFILELLWQANEHLSAREIYDRLNQEGKEIGHTSVYQNLEALSSQGIIECIERCDGRLYGNISDSHSHINCVDTNQILDVHVELPEDLIRKIEEETGVRITEYSINFVGYRNPQEG; from the coding sequence ATGCAAAAACAAACAATTTCAACAAAACCAATTCGTTCTCTAGAAGATGCGCTAGATAGGTGTCAAATCCTGGGTATGCGCGTCAGTCGTCAGCGTCGCTTTATTCTGGAATTACTTTGGCAAGCAAATGAACATCTTTCTGCTAGAGAGATTTACGATCGCTTGAACCAAGAAGGTAAAGAGATCGGACATACCTCTGTTTATCAAAATTTAGAAGCATTATCCAGTCAAGGCATTATTGAATGTATTGAGCGCTGTGATGGCCGTTTGTATGGCAATATAAGTGACTCTCACAGTCATATTAACTGTGTGGATACAAATCAAATTCTTGATGTTCATGTGGAACTACCAGAAGATTTGATTCGCAAAATTGAAGAAGAAACAGGAGTGCGGATTACTGAATACAGTATTAATTTTGTTGGTTACCGTAATCCTCAAGAAGGGTAG